One genomic segment of Terrihabitans soli includes these proteins:
- a CDS encoding amylo-alpha-1,6-glucosidase: MNEALASQFYIPARATLDGGRPSRLKHGDTFAVLDTQGDLMAFEGNPDGLYHRDTRHLSHFEIRLNGARPLRLSANIASDNAALTADLTNPDFFEGDRLALPKDTIHLQRLKFVWQGAMYERIAVFNYDEEERRIRISATFDCDFADLFEARGQRRASRGVRHVQVTNRGDVDFVYTGLDGEERRTRLQFTPQPDGIETSFAYYDMRIKPQEKRVFFIRVGCGPEIGDGWQSRDFFRAFADARRALRKLQDRPARLQSSSVLLEDTVNRSIADLSMLVTETEHGSYPYAGIPWFSTPFGRDGIITALMMLWIDPSVAKGALKLLAATQAKDSDPFRDSEPGKILHEMRFGEMAALREVPFGLYYGSVDSTPLFVLLAGEYLRRTGDLDTIRGLWSNIKAALDWIEHFGDVDGDGFVEYHRQRDTGLVNQGWKDSIDSVFHANGDLAEGPIALCEVQAYVYGAWKEAAYMAHRLGLRSEWGKYDLRAEDIRARFEQSFWCEELGTYALALDGKKEKCAVPTSNPGHALFTGIADSERAARVARQLLEPDMFSGWGIRTVGTSAPRYNPMSYHNGSIWPHDNGLIALGLARYGMKEQVLKVFRGLVEAAGHIELRRLPELFCGFGRKQREGPIGYPVACSPQAWAAATPLALIQASLGLTLDHDEREIRFNLPMLPEFVDRLYIKNLQLGEASADLLLTRHGNDAAITVVNRSNGVRIIETH, encoded by the coding sequence ATGAACGAGGCTCTGGCTTCGCAGTTCTACATACCCGCGCGGGCAACGCTCGACGGCGGGAGACCCTCGCGGCTGAAGCATGGCGATACTTTCGCCGTGCTCGACACGCAGGGCGATCTCATGGCTTTCGAGGGAAACCCCGACGGCCTCTATCATCGCGATACGCGCCATCTTTCGCATTTCGAGATACGCCTCAACGGCGCGCGGCCTTTACGTCTGTCCGCAAATATCGCGAGCGACAATGCGGCGCTGACCGCCGATCTCACCAATCCCGATTTCTTCGAAGGCGACCGACTTGCTCTGCCGAAGGACACGATCCATCTGCAGCGGCTGAAATTCGTCTGGCAGGGCGCGATGTATGAACGCATCGCCGTCTTCAACTATGACGAGGAAGAACGCCGCATCCGCATCAGCGCGACCTTCGACTGCGATTTTGCCGATCTTTTCGAGGCGCGTGGACAAAGACGCGCCTCGCGTGGTGTCCGCCATGTGCAGGTGACAAACCGCGGCGATGTCGATTTTGTCTATACGGGGCTAGACGGCGAAGAGCGCCGCACGCGCCTGCAGTTCACGCCGCAGCCCGACGGCATCGAAACGAGCTTTGCCTATTACGACATGCGGATCAAACCGCAAGAGAAGCGCGTCTTCTTTATCCGTGTCGGCTGCGGACCCGAGATCGGCGACGGATGGCAGAGCCGCGATTTCTTCCGCGCCTTTGCCGATGCGCGCCGCGCGCTGCGCAAGCTCCAGGACCGCCCCGCGCGCCTGCAGTCATCGAGCGTACTTCTCGAAGACACCGTCAACCGCTCGATCGCCGATCTGTCCATGCTCGTCACCGAGACCGAGCACGGATCCTATCCCTATGCGGGCATTCCCTGGTTTTCGACGCCGTTCGGACGCGACGGCATCATCACCGCACTGATGATGCTGTGGATCGATCCGTCGGTCGCCAAAGGCGCGCTGAAGCTTCTCGCCGCAACGCAAGCCAAGGACAGCGATCCGTTCCGCGACAGCGAGCCCGGAAAGATTCTCCACGAAATGCGCTTCGGCGAAATGGCGGCGCTGCGCGAAGTGCCGTTCGGCCTTTACTATGGCAGCGTCGACTCGACGCCGCTCTTTGTTCTGCTGGCGGGCGAGTATCTGCGCCGCACCGGCGATCTCGATACGATCCGCGGCCTCTGGTCGAACATCAAGGCCGCGCTCGACTGGATCGAACATTTCGGCGATGTCGATGGCGACGGCTTTGTCGAATATCACCGCCAGCGCGACACCGGCCTCGTCAACCAAGGCTGGAAGGACTCGATCGATTCCGTCTTCCACGCCAATGGCGATCTTGCCGAAGGCCCGATCGCGCTCTGCGAAGTGCAGGCCTATGTCTACGGCGCGTGGAAGGAAGCCGCCTATATGGCGCACCGCCTCGGCCTTCGCAGCGAATGGGGCAAATACGATCTGCGCGCCGAAGACATCCGCGCGCGTTTCGAGCAAAGCTTCTGGTGCGAAGAGCTCGGCACCTATGCGCTGGCACTCGACGGCAAGAAAGAGAAATGCGCCGTGCCGACCTCCAACCCCGGTCATGCGCTCTTCACCGGCATCGCCGATTCAGAACGGGCGGCCCGCGTCGCCCGACAGCTTCTCGAACCCGATATGTTTTCCGGCTGGGGTATCCGCACCGTCGGTACATCGGCGCCGCGCTATAATCCGATGTCCTATCACAACGGCTCGATCTGGCCGCATGACAACGGCCTCATCGCACTCGGGCTTGCGCGCTACGGCATGAAGGAACAGGTGCTGAAGGTGTTCCGTGGCCTTGTCGAAGCCGCGGGCCATATCGAGCTGCGCCGCCTGCCCGAGCTCTTCTGCGGTTTCGGCCGCAAGCAGCGCGAAGGTCCGATCGGCTATCCGGTCGCCTGTTCGCCGCAGGCCTGGGCGGCGGCAACGCCGCTTGCGCTCATTCAGGCCAGCCTCGGTCTCACGCTCGATCACGACGAGCGGGAAATCCGCTTCAATCTTCCGATGCTTCCGGAATTCGTCGACCGGCTCTACATCAAGAATTTGCAGCTCGGCGAAGCCAGTGCCGATCTTCTTCTGACGCGGCACGGAAACGATGCGGCGATCACCGTCGTCAACCGCAGCAATGGCGTGCGCATCATCGAGACTCATTGA
- a CDS encoding carboxymuconolactone decarboxylase family protein, whose product MTSAPSSKSREAVRDFVPKLIELSETVLYGDVWQRPGLAKRDRSLVTIAALLALGRVDQLKVHVGRAIDNGVTEDEISELITHLAFYAGWPAAMSAASAAKAALDADKT is encoded by the coding sequence ATGACTTCGGCTCCCTCGTCCAAATCGCGCGAAGCCGTTCGCGATTTCGTTCCGAAGCTGATCGAGCTCAGCGAGACTGTTCTCTACGGAGATGTCTGGCAGCGGCCGGGTCTCGCCAAGCGCGACCGCAGCCTCGTGACCATCGCGGCGCTTCTCGCGCTTGGACGGGTGGATCAGTTGAAGGTCCATGTCGGACGGGCCATCGATAATGGCGTGACTGAGGACGAGATTTCGGAACTGATCACCCATCTGGCATTCTATGCCGGATGGCCCGCCGCCATGAGCGCCGCATCTGCCGCGAAAGCGGCGCTCGACGCGGACAAAACGTAA
- a CDS encoding MmgE/PrpD family protein — MPEEVRERIKLLILDSLGCGLYGAQLPWSKILQDTLGKTDTGGNTYVWGTRQRISSPHAVLINGSQVQSFELDDVHRVGIMHVGAVTLPGLIAVAESHRDMSGKDFLASAVAGYEIGPRVGVCMTQQHMGQGWHTGATLGVFSSAAASARALKLTSDQTVHALGIAGTQSAGLLAAQHGAMVKRMHAGRSAQSGFYGAILAESGFTGILDVFESPFGGFCSTFSGGAHEYDMNALSGGLGEQFETMRIALKFYSCVGSNHTTLDAIRDIQKAHPFTVDDLDKVVVHCSRITLDHVGWPYKPEGLVSAQLNLPFCVATLLLEGDVFVEQFTPDVVTNKARIALSERVKVVEDPEISALGSKHRHKIRVDVHLRDGSVFTETRESPKGSEFSFAPAEDIVAKFKKLTNHLLPPAQQSELIDIMLNVEKAPSARRIAELLRAPENAK, encoded by the coding sequence GTGCCCGAGGAGGTCCGTGAGCGCATCAAGCTGCTGATCCTGGACTCGCTGGGCTGCGGCCTTTACGGCGCGCAGCTGCCCTGGTCGAAAATCCTCCAGGACACGCTCGGCAAGACCGATACCGGCGGAAACACCTATGTCTGGGGCACCCGCCAGCGTATCTCCAGCCCGCATGCCGTCCTCATCAATGGCAGCCAGGTGCAGTCGTTCGAACTCGACGACGTGCATCGCGTCGGCATCATGCATGTGGGTGCGGTGACGCTCCCCGGTCTCATCGCCGTCGCGGAATCGCATCGCGATATGTCGGGCAAGGATTTCCTCGCCTCGGCGGTTGCCGGTTACGAGATCGGCCCGCGCGTCGGCGTCTGCATGACCCAGCAGCATATGGGACAAGGCTGGCACACCGGCGCGACGCTCGGCGTGTTCTCCAGCGCCGCGGCCTCAGCCCGGGCCCTCAAACTGACAAGTGATCAAACCGTACATGCTCTGGGCATTGCCGGTACGCAGTCCGCCGGCCTTCTCGCCGCGCAGCACGGCGCCATGGTCAAGCGCATGCATGCCGGCCGCTCGGCGCAGAGCGGCTTCTACGGAGCGATCCTCGCCGAATCCGGCTTCACCGGCATTCTCGACGTCTTCGAGTCGCCCTTCGGCGGCTTCTGCTCGACCTTCTCGGGCGGTGCGCACGAATACGACATGAATGCGCTGAGCGGCGGTCTCGGCGAGCAGTTCGAGACGATGCGCATCGCGCTGAAATTCTATTCCTGCGTCGGCTCAAATCACACGACGCTCGACGCCATTCGCGATATCCAGAAGGCGCATCCCTTCACGGTCGATGATCTCGACAAGGTCGTCGTTCACTGCTCGCGCATCACGCTCGATCATGTCGGCTGGCCCTACAAGCCGGAAGGCCTTGTGTCGGCGCAACTCAATCTGCCCTTCTGCGTCGCGACGCTTCTTCTGGAAGGCGATGTCTTCGTCGAACAGTTCACGCCGGACGTGGTCACGAACAAGGCTCGCATCGCTTTGTCGGAGCGCGTGAAAGTGGTCGAGGATCCCGAGATCAGCGCTCTGGGCTCCAAGCACCGTCACAAGATTCGCGTCGATGTGCATCTGCGCGACGGCTCGGTGTTCACCGAGACGCGCGAGTCGCCGAAGGGCAGCGAGTTCTCGTTCGCACCGGCGGAAGATATCGTCGCCAAGTTCAAGAAACTTACCAACCATCTCCTGCCGCCGGCGCAGCAGTCGGAGCTCATCGACATCATGCTGAATGTCGAAAAAGCGCCGAGCGCACGCCGCATCGCAGAGCTTCTGCGCGCACCGGAAAATGCAAAATGA
- a CDS encoding DNA topoisomerase IB gives METAFLKPEDDTCPAHDPMLSAENAGLRYVTDDEPGITRQRAGSGFAYYSAAGNLIRDEKILSRIRSLAVPPAYTDVWICPKANGHIQATGRDAKGRKQYRYHPKWTEIRDETKYDRLIEFAETLPKIRARIEKDLSSRGLTRQKVLATVVYLLDTTLIRVGNEKYTRDNKSFGLTTLRNKHVEAGSERLRFQFKGKSGKSWKLTVYDRRIARIIRQCQDIPGQNLFQYWNGDGNPHPITSQDVNDYIRDIGGNSFSAKHFRTWAGTVTAAHALNEAGAFTSKTDSVRKLNAAVDRVAERLVNTRAISRRCYIHPAVVETFLDGSLPASFERAEEAGARKRGLKAEERPVLAFLKLESAGRGKRQAA, from the coding sequence ATGGAAACCGCGTTTCTGAAGCCCGAGGACGATACCTGCCCAGCGCATGATCCCATGCTCTCGGCGGAGAACGCCGGGCTGCGCTACGTAACCGACGATGAGCCCGGCATTACACGCCAGCGGGCCGGGTCGGGCTTTGCCTATTACTCCGCCGCCGGAAACCTGATCCGCGACGAGAAAATCCTCTCCCGCATTCGTTCGCTCGCGGTGCCGCCGGCCTATACGGATGTGTGGATCTGCCCCAAGGCCAATGGCCATATCCAGGCGACCGGCCGCGACGCCAAAGGCCGCAAGCAATATCGCTATCATCCGAAATGGACCGAGATCCGCGACGAGACGAAATATGACCGTCTCATCGAATTCGCCGAGACGCTGCCGAAAATCCGCGCGCGCATCGAAAAGGATCTCTCCTCGCGCGGCCTGACGCGCCAAAAGGTTCTCGCCACCGTCGTCTATCTTCTCGACACGACGCTCATCCGTGTCGGCAATGAAAAATATACGCGCGACAATAAAAGCTTCGGCCTCACGACGCTGCGCAACAAGCATGTCGAAGCGGGCTCCGAGCGGCTTCGCTTTCAGTTCAAGGGCAAGAGCGGCAAGAGTTGGAAGCTCACCGTCTATGACCGCCGCATCGCGCGCATCATCCGCCAGTGCCAGGACATTCCGGGCCAGAACCTGTTCCAGTACTGGAATGGCGACGGCAATCCGCATCCGATCACCAGCCAGGATGTGAACGATTATATCCGCGATATCGGCGGCAACAGCTTTTCGGCCAAGCATTTCCGCACCTGGGCCGGCACGGTGACGGCGGCGCATGCGCTGAACGAGGCCGGAGCCTTCACCTCGAAGACGGATTCGGTGCGCAAATTGAATGCGGCGGTCGATCGCGTCGCCGAGCGTCTCGTCAATACGCGCGCCATTTCGCGCCGCTGCTATATCCATCCCGCCGTGGTCGAGACCTTCCTTGACGGTTCACTGCCTGCGAGTTTCGAGCGAGCGGAAGAGGCCGGTGCACGCAAGCGCGGCCTGAAAGCGGAAGAGCGTCCGGTTCTGGCGTTTCTGAAGCTCGAAAGCGCCGGCCGCGGCAAAAGGCAGGCCGCTTAA
- a CDS encoding tripartite tricarboxylate transporter permease, whose translation MQVDFFSAALSALELLVAGPHLMYLMIGVIIGLIVGFLPGLGGISGLALILPFIFELDPGSALAMMIGLVAVTPTGDTFTAILIGIPGSAGGTATTLDGFPLAKRGEGARALAASFTASLFGGIFGAFCLTIAFVFARPLLMAIGFPEQLMLIILALSLLGMLTGRSMVKGLASAAIGLLLGTVGAATATAEYRMTFGTIYLSDGLPLVLIALGIFAVPEIIDVLRRHYTISTESSLGSGWKQGFMDVIHNRWLVLRCSGLGALLGAMPGISGAVIDWIAYGHVVQSSRDKSMFGKGDIRGVIAPESANNAKEGGSLIPTLLLGIPHSASTALLLGGLIVIGITPGRDMVTKHIDMTYLIVWSLAVANIVGAGICLIMAKPIAKITTVPFFYVAPFMIVLLFFAAFQSSSSWGDLIVMFALGVLGLYMKRFGWSRPAMLIGFVLSNPLEAAYYRTVQIYGPELFLRPVTIGIVITIMISAFFIWRGKASVHEDDASTEASAKDRRPQIAFALLLFSFIAFAIWDTHDLRYLSKVYPITLALIGGFFTLIALGLLVSKRTGTFLQDAEAEMVARGEIWTPNAYYLAWMAGPILISFFVGFFLGATLYVFVFLRQFAKASYLFSAVGAAATAATLWALGDTLSLLYPPGLLQKFVELPGVLH comes from the coding sequence ATGCAAGTTGATTTTTTCAGCGCCGCGCTGAGCGCGTTGGAGCTCCTCGTCGCGGGGCCACATCTGATGTATCTGATGATCGGCGTGATCATCGGGCTGATCGTCGGCTTCCTGCCCGGGCTCGGCGGTATTTCCGGCCTTGCTCTCATTCTTCCGTTCATCTTCGAACTCGATCCCGGCTCCGCTCTCGCGATGATGATCGGCCTTGTGGCCGTGACACCGACGGGCGACACCTTCACCGCCATTCTGATCGGCATTCCGGGAAGCGCCGGCGGCACCGCAACAACACTCGACGGATTCCCGCTGGCAAAGCGTGGCGAAGGTGCGCGCGCGCTCGCCGCATCTTTCACGGCCTCACTGTTCGGCGGCATTTTCGGCGCCTTCTGCCTGACCATCGCTTTTGTCTTCGCCCGCCCGCTTCTGATGGCGATCGGCTTTCCCGAACAGCTGATGCTCATCATTCTTGCGCTGTCGTTGCTCGGCATGCTGACCGGCCGCAGCATGGTCAAAGGTCTCGCCTCCGCCGCGATCGGCCTTCTGCTCGGCACGGTCGGTGCGGCGACGGCCACGGCCGAATACCGCATGACGTTCGGCACGATCTATCTCAGCGACGGCCTGCCGCTCGTCCTGATCGCGCTCGGCATTTTTGCGGTTCCCGAAATCATCGACGTGCTGCGCCGTCACTACACGATCTCGACCGAGAGTTCGCTCGGCTCAGGCTGGAAACAGGGTTTCATGGACGTTATCCATAACCGCTGGCTTGTGCTGCGCTGCTCGGGCCTTGGGGCGCTTTTAGGCGCGATGCCCGGCATCTCCGGCGCCGTCATCGACTGGATCGCCTACGGTCATGTCGTGCAATCGAGCCGCGACAAGAGCATGTTCGGCAAAGGCGATATCCGCGGCGTCATCGCGCCGGAATCGGCCAACAACGCCAAAGAAGGCGGCTCGCTCATTCCGACGCTGCTCCTCGGCATTCCGCATTCGGCATCGACGGCGCTTTTGCTCGGCGGCCTGATCGTCATCGGCATCACGCCCGGCCGCGATATGGTGACCAAGCATATCGACATGACCTACCTGATCGTGTGGTCGCTGGCCGTCGCCAATATTGTCGGCGCCGGCATCTGCCTGATCATGGCAAAGCCCATCGCCAAGATCACCACGGTGCCGTTCTTCTACGTTGCGCCGTTCATGATCGTTCTCTTGTTCTTCGCGGCGTTCCAGTCGTCGAGTTCATGGGGCGATCTGATCGTGATGTTCGCGCTCGGTGTGCTCGGCCTCTATATGAAGCGCTTCGGCTGGTCGCGGCCGGCCATGCTGATCGGCTTTGTGCTGTCGAACCCGCTCGAGGCCGCCTATTACCGCACCGTTCAGATCTATGGGCCGGAACTGTTCCTGCGTCCGGTGACGATCGGCATCGTCATCACCATTATGATCTCCGCCTTCTTCATCTGGCGCGGCAAGGCCTCGGTGCACGAAGACGATGCGTCGACGGAAGCTTCGGCCAAGGACCGCCGGCCGCAGATCGCGTTTGCGCTCCTGCTGTTCTCGTTCATCGCGTTCGCGATCTGGGACACCCACGACCTGCGCTATTTGTCGAAGGTCTATCCGATCACGCTTGCGCTGATCGGCGGCTTCTTCACGCTGATCGCGCTCGGCCTTCTTGTCTCGAAGCGCACCGGCACGTTCTTGCAGGACGCTGAAGCAGAAATGGTGGCCCGCGGCGAAATCTGGACGCCGAACGCCTATTATCTCGCCTGGATGGCGGGACCGATCCTGATCAGTTTCTTTGTCGGGTTCTTCCTCGGCGCAACTCTGTATGTCTTCGTGTTCCTGCGCCAGTTCGCCAAGGCGAGCTATCTGTTCTCGGCTGTGGGTGCTGCGGCGACCGCTGCGACGCTGTGGGCGCTTGGAGACACGCTGTCGCTGCTCTATCCGCCGGGGCTACTGCAGAAGTTCGTCGAGCTTCCGGGGGTTCTCCATTGA
- a CDS encoding ferritin-like domain-containing protein: MPRNLSELLIDGLRDAYSAEQQLLTALPEMAKAAKSSTLAKLFKDDIAATKSQVGRLAAIFEELGEAPEGKVSLPMEGLLNASQKLAAEGMPPEVLDAALIASAHKIAHYEIASYSSLCGFAESLGHSKAAKALRASLSEEKKFDSDLTEIAKTKVNPRATSNAA; encoded by the coding sequence ATGCCCAGAAACTTAAGCGAGCTTCTCATCGACGGTCTGCGCGATGCCTATTCGGCCGAGCAGCAGCTTCTGACCGCCCTGCCGGAAATGGCCAAAGCGGCAAAATCCTCAACGCTTGCAAAGCTTTTCAAGGACGATATCGCCGCAACGAAATCACAGGTCGGACGGCTCGCGGCGATTTTCGAAGAGCTGGGCGAAGCGCCCGAAGGCAAGGTCTCGCTGCCGATGGAGGGCCTTTTGAACGCCAGCCAGAAGCTCGCAGCCGAAGGCATGCCGCCGGAAGTGCTTGATGCTGCGCTCATCGCCTCGGCGCACAAGATCGCGCATTATGAGATCGCGTCTTACAGCAGCCTTTGCGGCTTTGCCGAAAGCCTCGGCCACAGCAAAGCGGCGAAAGCGCTTCGCGCGTCTCTGAGCGAAGAGAAAAAGTTCGACAGCGATCTGACGGAGATTGCGAAGACGAAGGTCAATCCGCGAGCCACCAGCAACGCGGCTTAA
- a CDS encoding glycosyltransferase family 4 protein, which produces MRIAQIAPLYESCPPQLYGGTERVVSYLTEELVRLGHDVTLFASGDSQTKARLVPGCKRALRLDASVTDPLAYHMIMMGRVLQQAEEFDILHFHTDYLHYPAFASGPHPIVTTLHGRQDLPDLPAVYREFCDTPLVSISNDQRKPLPRAHWIKTIHHGLPKDLLPYGKGDGGYLAFIGRVSPEKRLDRAIEIACAAGIPLKVAAKIDKADTKYYHDVIEPMLCDGVEFIGEINEVQKRDFLGRASALLFPIDWPEPFGLVMIEAMACGTPVLAFNCGSVTEVLENGVTGVVVDSMDAAHAALPEVLALDRKRVRAEFDRRFTAERMARDYLQLYENLTHTAAPLAKPFVKGAGELYPALDLAAAARAAAAV; this is translated from the coding sequence CAGCTTTACGGCGGAACAGAGCGAGTCGTCTCCTATTTAACTGAAGAATTGGTGCGATTGGGACATGATGTGACACTGTTCGCCTCGGGCGACAGCCAGACCAAAGCGAGACTAGTCCCCGGCTGCAAACGCGCTCTGAGGCTCGACGCAAGTGTAACCGACCCGCTCGCCTATCACATGATCATGATGGGCCGCGTCCTCCAGCAGGCCGAAGAGTTCGATATCCTGCATTTCCACACCGATTATCTTCACTACCCCGCCTTCGCCTCCGGCCCTCATCCCATCGTCACCACACTGCACGGCCGTCAGGATCTCCCCGATCTTCCCGCCGTCTATCGCGAATTCTGCGACACGCCGCTCGTTTCGATTTCCAACGATCAGCGCAAACCGCTGCCGCGCGCCCACTGGATCAAGACGATCCATCACGGCCTGCCGAAAGATCTTTTGCCCTATGGCAAAGGCGATGGCGGCTATCTGGCCTTTATCGGCCGCGTCAGTCCGGAAAAGCGGCTCGACCGCGCCATCGAAATCGCCTGCGCAGCAGGCATTCCGCTGAAAGTCGCCGCCAAGATCGATAAGGCCGATACCAAATATTATCACGACGTCATCGAGCCGATGCTGTGCGACGGCGTCGAATTCATCGGTGAGATCAACGAGGTTCAGAAGCGCGACTTCCTTGGCCGCGCCAGCGCTTTGCTCTTCCCCATCGACTGGCCCGAACCGTTCGGCCTTGTGATGATCGAAGCCATGGCCTGCGGCACACCCGTGCTCGCCTTCAATTGCGGCTCCGTCACCGAAGTTCTGGAAAACGGCGTCACCGGCGTCGTCGTTGACTCCATGGACGCGGCGCACGCGGCGCTTCCCGAAGTTCTGGCGCTGGACCGCAAACGCGTGCGCGCCGAGTTCGACCGGCGGTTCACCGCCGAGCGCATGGCCCGCGACTATCTTCAACTCTACGAAAATCTGACGCATACGGCCGCGCCTTTGGCAAAACCCTTCGTCAAAGGTGCAGGTGAGCTATATCCTGCGCTCGATCTTGCCGCAGCGGCACGCGCTGCGGCAGCGGTCTGA
- a CDS encoding GntR family transcriptional regulator produces the protein MRLSPAEAETTRMDPVQKLREAITSGVFTPNERLIEHQLVDFLATNRTKVRTTLARLEQEGLVVIEPNRGARVRLVSDVEALEITQARGVLEGLVARQAAENINDDGRSSLRNIIGEMEALLDGGDVLGYSAGASRLHAEIQRLSGHTTATRLLENLDSQIIRFQYRTVLMTGRAAKALQEHKEIVEVICSGDGEKAEQIMRAHLEGVQLALKTTIEKTRS, from the coding sequence TTGAGGCTTTCGCCCGCCGAAGCCGAGACCACGAGGATGGACCCCGTACAGAAACTCCGCGAGGCCATTACGTCCGGGGTTTTCACGCCGAACGAGCGGCTGATCGAACATCAGCTCGTCGATTTTCTCGCGACGAACCGGACGAAAGTCCGCACGACGCTGGCGCGGCTCGAACAGGAAGGCCTCGTCGTCATCGAGCCGAACCGCGGCGCGCGGGTGCGGCTGGTGTCGGATGTCGAAGCGCTGGAAATCACTCAGGCACGAGGCGTGCTGGAAGGCCTCGTCGCCCGCCAGGCCGCCGAGAACATCAATGACGACGGGCGAAGCAGCCTTCGTAACATCATCGGCGAAATGGAAGCGCTGCTCGACGGCGGCGATGTTCTCGGCTATTCGGCCGGTGCCAGCCGCCTCCACGCCGAGATCCAGCGCCTTTCGGGACACACCACCGCGACGCGGCTGCTTGAAAATCTCGATTCGCAGATCATCCGTTTTCAGTACCGCACTGTTCTTATGACCGGCCGCGCCGCAAAGGCGCTGCAGGAACATAAGGAAATCGTCGAAGTCATCTGTTCCGGCGACGGCGAGAAAGCCGAACAGATCATGCGCGCGCATCTCGAAGGCGTCCAACTTGCGCTGAAGACGACGATCGAAAAAACCAGAAGCTGA
- the prpB gene encoding methylisocitrate lyase — protein MTVEWLNGKNEKDVSRAGRLRRLMHSGRAVAAAGAYDGMSAVLATNAGFEALYLSGAALSASMGLPDLGLITLDDVWRRAREISRVSNVPLIVDCDTGFGEALNIMRAVRELEEIGVACIHLEDQQFPKKCGHLNDKKLVSTEDMCRKIAAARAAANDMVICARTDAGATSFDDALDRAKRYGEAGAELIFVEALTTQDNIRRARAEIEKPLLANMTEFGRTPQISLSEWDAAGYNIVIYPVSAFRVASKAVQRFYASLRANGHVGEFLPEMMPRTELYETIQYYDYEALDGQIVKTVLEP, from the coding sequence ATGACCGTCGAATGGCTCAACGGAAAGAACGAGAAAGATGTGAGCCGCGCCGGACGCCTGCGGCGGCTGATGCACAGCGGCCGGGCGGTGGCGGCCGCCGGCGCCTATGACGGCATGTCGGCGGTGCTGGCGACAAATGCGGGGTTCGAGGCGCTTTATCTGTCGGGCGCGGCGCTCTCCGCCTCAATGGGTCTTCCCGATCTTGGGCTGATCACGCTCGACGATGTGTGGCGGCGTGCACGCGAGATCAGCCGCGTCTCGAATGTGCCCTTGATCGTCGATTGCGATACGGGCTTCGGCGAGGCGCTCAATATCATGCGGGCGGTGCGCGAGCTTGAGGAGATCGGGGTTGCCTGCATCCATCTCGAGGATCAGCAATTCCCGAAGAAATGCGGTCACCTCAACGACAAGAAGCTCGTCTCGACCGAAGACATGTGCCGCAAGATCGCCGCGGCGCGCGCCGCGGCGAACGATATGGTGATCTGCGCGCGCACGGATGCCGGCGCGACCTCCTTTGACGATGCCCTCGACCGGGCGAAACGGTATGGAGAGGCTGGTGCCGAACTGATCTTCGTCGAAGCGCTGACGACACAGGACAATATTCGCCGCGCACGGGCCGAGATCGAAAAGCCGCTGCTCGCCAATATGACGGAGTTCGGCCGCACGCCGCAGATCAGCCTCTCGGAATGGGATGCCGCCGGCTACAACATCGTCATCTATCCGGTGTCGGCTTTCCGGGTGGCGTCGAAGGCCGTGCAGCGCTTTTACGCCTCGCTCCGCGCCAACGGCCATGTCGGCGAGTTCCTGCCCGAGATGATGCCGCGGACCGAGCTCTACGAGACCATCCAGTATTATGACTATGAGGCGCTGGACGGTCAGATCGTCAAAACGGTTCTGGAGCCGTAG